One window of the Rissa tridactyla isolate bRisTri1 chromosome 9, bRisTri1.patW.cur.20221130, whole genome shotgun sequence genome contains the following:
- the RNF128 gene encoding E3 ubiquitin-protein ligase RNF128 — protein MSPGAALLALGALLCAAPPPGPRGGVGAAAAVAVWTAWLNVSWEDGADHNRSGWEASESGLYGLNSPVQAAAGLLVLPDGRDSFNACSAGTNFSGAPPPGGGGGGGGDGGSPGWLALIQRGGGCTFADKIRLAADRGAVAAVIYNYRGTGNEVLPMSHQGAESIVAIMIGNLKGMEILHRIESGMKVTMVIEVGKKHGPWVNQYSIFFISVSFFIVTAATMGYFIYYSARRLRIARAQSKNQRQLKARAKKAIEQLQLRTLKQGDKETGPDGDSCVVCIELYKPNEVVRILTCNHLFHKNCIDPWLLEHRTCPMCKCDILKVLGVEEDVEEGAESVQATVSSRTSNVSTVNEEDNHSETASSGYASVQGADESVLEEHAPSENDNMHLVNNESQPSAVNVLPHVDNPSFEADETEVREVKS, from the exons aTGTCGCCGGGGGCCGCGCTGCTGGCGCTGGGCGCGCTGCTctgcgccgccccgccgcctggTCCCCGCGGGGGagtgggggcggcggcggcagtggCGGTGTGGACGGCCTGGCTGAACGTGTCGTGGGAGGACGGCGCGGACCACAACCGGAGCGGCTGGGAGGCCAGCGAGAGCGGCCTGTACGGGCTCAACTCGCCGGTGcaggcggccgcggggctgctggtgctgcccgACGGCCGCGACTCCTTCAACGCCTGCAGCGCCGGCACCAACTTCAGCGGGGCCCCCCcgcccggtggcggcggcggcggcggtggtgatGGGGGGTCCCCGGGCTGGCTCGCCCTCATccagcgcggcggcggctgcaCCTTCGCCGACAAGATCCGGCTGGCGGCCGACCGCGGCGCCGTCGCCGCCGTCATCTACAACTACCGCGGCACCGGCAACGAGGTGCTGCCCATGTCCCACCAAg GTGCTGAGAGCATCGTTGCAATTATGATTGGCAACCTGAAAGGCATGGAGATCTTACACCGGATTGAGAGTGGCATGAAAGTGACTATGGTCATTGAAGTGGGGAAAAAGCACGGTCCTTGGGTGAATCAGTACTCCATCTTCTTCATCTCGGTGTCGTTTTTCATTGTCACAGCAGCAACCATGGGCTACTTTATTTATTATTCTGCTCGGCGACTCAGGATCGCAAGGGCCCAGTCCAAGAATCAG CGACAACTAAAGGCCAGGGCTAAGAAGGCCATCGAGCAGTTACAGCTACGCACCCTGAAGCAAGGGGACAAG GAAACTGGTCCTGATGGAGACAGCTGTGTTGTGTGCATTGAGCTGTACAAGCCCAACGAAGTAGTGCGTATTCTGACTTGCAA CCATCTCTTCCACAAGAACTGCATTGACCCCTGGCTTCTGGAACACAGGACATGCCCGATGTGCAAATGTGACATACTCAAAGTTTTGGGTGTTGAG GAGGATGTGGAAGAAGGGGCTGAGTCTGTGCAAGCCACAGTATCCAGTAGGACGTCAAATGTCTCTACAGTTAATGAAGAGGATAATCACAGTGAAACAGCATCATCTGGATATGCTTCTGTACAAGGAGCAGATGAATCTGTGCTGGAGGAACATGCACCATCAGAAA ATGACAACATGCATCTTGTAAAcaatgaatcccagccctccgCTGTGAATGTCCTTCCACACGTTGACAACCCAAGTTTTGAGGCAGATGAAACAGAAGTTCGTGAAGTCAAGTCCTAA